From a single Ensifer adhaerens genomic region:
- a CDS encoding shikimate dehydrogenase: MTSQTTYRVGLIGAGIQLSKSPALHMHEGAAHGLDYVYELVDITARGLTESALPELVAELQARGFAGTNITHPFKQAVIPLLDELSEDARMLGAVNTVVFRDGKRIGHNTDWYGFYENFAQGLPDVRRSSVLLAGAGGAGVAVAHALLKLNVQHLDILDQDQARARRLADDLNRRFGAERAFAVAEANASLPHADGFVNATPVGMLAHPGIPIDPALLEARHWVADIVYVPLETKLLATAKAKGCRVLPGGGMTVFQAVGAFRLFCGREPDAARMSADFLKLCAADKAA; encoded by the coding sequence ATGACATCGCAAACGACTTATCGCGTCGGCCTGATCGGCGCAGGGATACAGCTTTCCAAATCGCCGGCGCTTCACATGCATGAAGGTGCGGCACACGGGCTCGACTATGTCTACGAGCTGGTCGACATCACCGCCCGCGGGCTCACGGAAAGCGCGTTGCCTGAGCTAGTTGCGGAGCTTCAGGCGCGCGGCTTTGCCGGCACCAACATCACGCATCCGTTCAAGCAGGCGGTGATCCCGCTGCTCGATGAACTCTCGGAAGATGCGCGCATGCTGGGCGCGGTCAACACCGTCGTCTTCAGGGACGGCAAGCGTATCGGCCACAATACCGATTGGTACGGCTTCTATGAAAACTTCGCGCAGGGCCTGCCGGATGTGCGGCGTTCAAGTGTCCTTCTGGCCGGTGCCGGTGGCGCGGGCGTCGCGGTTGCGCACGCGCTGCTGAAGCTGAATGTCCAGCATCTCGACATTCTCGACCAGGATCAGGCTCGTGCGCGACGCCTTGCCGACGATCTCAATCGCCGCTTCGGCGCCGAACGCGCCTTCGCGGTGGCCGAAGCAAACGCCTCGCTACCACACGCCGACGGTTTCGTGAACGCGACTCCCGTCGGCATGCTTGCGCATCCCGGTATCCCAATTGACCCCGCGCTTCTGGAAGCGCGGCATTGGGTCGCCGACATCGTCTATGTGCCGCTTGAGACAAAGCTGCTTGCAACCGCAAAGGCCAAGGGGTGCCGCGTTCTGCCGGGTGGCGGCATGACGGTCTTTCAGGCCGTCGGTGCGTTCCGGCTCTTCTGCGGCCGCGAGCCCGATGCGGCGCGCATGAGCGCCGACTTCCTCAAGCTCTGTGCCGCCGACAAGGCGGCCTGA
- a CDS encoding transcriptional regulator, TetR family, with translation MREATEATKSKEAKPSVRDPEGVRRDILTVAMEEFSQNGLSGARIDEIAARTKTSKRMIYYYFGDKEGLYQRVLEEAYGKVRGGEHDLELEGLDPIAALDKLCRFTFDHHRANPDFIRMVMVENIHHGRHMQMSKTIRDLNQPAIEELEKVLRRGQAERLFREGLTPLELHWQISALSFFNVSNSATFSLIFGGDLFTDEGQHRLSRHVADMVLRYVLRPDHLDAIPADHS, from the coding sequence ATGAGAGAAGCAACCGAGGCGACCAAATCGAAGGAGGCCAAGCCTTCTGTCCGGGACCCCGAAGGTGTACGCCGCGACATCCTGACGGTGGCGATGGAGGAGTTTTCGCAGAACGGGCTTTCTGGCGCGCGCATCGACGAGATCGCGGCGCGGACGAAAACCTCCAAGCGCATGATCTATTACTATTTCGGCGACAAGGAAGGGCTTTACCAGCGCGTGCTGGAAGAGGCCTATGGCAAGGTACGCGGCGGCGAACACGATCTGGAACTGGAAGGGCTCGATCCGATCGCGGCCCTCGACAAGCTCTGCCGATTCACCTTCGACCACCATCGCGCCAACCCGGACTTCATCCGCATGGTCATGGTCGAAAACATTCACCACGGCCGGCACATGCAGATGTCGAAGACGATCCGCGACCTGAACCAGCCGGCGATCGAGGAGCTGGAAAAGGTGCTGCGGCGCGGTCAGGCGGAGAGGCTTTTCCGCGAGGGTCTCACGCCGCTGGAACTCCACTGGCAGATCAGCGCGCTCTCCTTCTTCAACGTATCGAACAGCGCGACCTTCTCGCTGATCTTCGGCGGCGATCTGTTTACCGACGAAGGCCAGCACAGACTGTCCCGCCACGTCGCGGATATGGTGCTGCGCTATGTCCTTCGTCCGGATCATCTCGACGCTATCCCTGCTGACCATTCGTAA